A region from the Mycolicibacterium litorale genome encodes:
- a CDS encoding VOC family protein gives MTLTVEMITFDCTDPDTLAGWWAEAVGGRLNVFAPGEFVVVIRENGPRLGFQKVPDVTPGKNRVHVDFTAGDVEAEVTRLVGLGASEKGRHSFGDDFSWVVLADPDGNEFCIAAA, from the coding sequence ATGACGCTGACCGTGGAGATGATCACCTTCGACTGCACCGATCCCGACACCCTGGCCGGCTGGTGGGCAGAAGCCGTCGGCGGCCGGCTGAACGTTTTCGCACCCGGCGAGTTCGTCGTCGTCATCCGGGAGAACGGACCGCGGCTTGGCTTCCAGAAGGTGCCCGACGTGACCCCGGGCAAGAACCGCGTGCACGTCGACTTCACCGCGGGGGATGTCGAGGCGGAGGTGACGCGGCTGGTCGGACTCGGTGCCTCCGAGAAGGGCAGGCACAGCTTCGGTGACGACTTCAGCTGGGTGGTGCTCGCCGATCCTGACGGCAACGAGTTCTGCATCGCGGCGGCCTGA